One genomic segment of Trueperaceae bacterium includes these proteins:
- the rpsG gene encoding 30S ribosomal protein S7 produces MARRRRAEVRKLEPDLVYSDTTVTAFVNKIMRDGKKNLASRIFYGACRLIQERSGQEPLKVFRQALDNIRPRIEVKSRRVGGATYQVPVEVSPRRAQSLSLRWLVAASDARPERTAVERVAGELLDAAQGRGGAVKKKEDVERMAEANRAYAHYRW; encoded by the coding sequence GCCCGATCTCGTATACAGCGACACGACGGTGACCGCTTTCGTCAACAAGATCATGCGCGACGGCAAGAAGAACCTGGCCAGCCGCATCTTCTATGGCGCTTGCCGCCTCATCCAGGAGAGAAGCGGCCAGGAGCCCCTGAAGGTATTTCGTCAGGCGCTCGACAACATCCGCCCCCGTATCGAAGTCAAGAGCCGACGTGTTGGCGGGGCCACCTATCAGGTTCCCGTCGAGGTGAGTCCGCGCCGTGCCCAGTCGCTGTCGCTGCGTTGGCTGGTAGCCGCTTCGGACGCCCGTCCCGAGCGCACGGCTGTCGAGCGGGTAGCCGGCGAGTTGCTCGATGCCGCGCAGGGCCGTGGCGGCGCCGTGAAGAAGAAGGAAGACGTAGAGCGGATGGCGGAGGCCAATCGGGCCTACGCTCACTACCGCTGGTAG